The Anopheles maculipalpis chromosome 3RL, idAnoMacuDA_375_x, whole genome shotgun sequence genomic sequence aagaaaaagcgacGAAAAACAACACGATAAAACTGACAAGATGATTCTACATATGCTACATAAAAGAGTTGTGATTACTTGTGATTGAGGAAAGATAAAAGATAAAGAGTGATAAGCCACAATGATTATCAACTCTTAATCGATTCATTCGCGAGGGTTTCGTATCAGACATTGTTCTTCCCGTTATAGCTAGCGTACACTTGGGAAATAGAGAGTGAAAGTGCCTTATCTTttcctagttttttttatgtcattAATGATAATGCATCTTATATGAACAAAAGTAgataaattttcaatcctACTAGAAGATAAAAAGTAGAGCTCTACTACTTCTTACACACAGACAGATCTCTTTAGTGGTTGTTGCAGATGCTAATTCTATCCGTTTATCAGTATATGATCGTCATTCTGTATGTGGaatatgatttaattttgtatCATACGTAAAAGAACtcaaaaatgcattaaattatttgcacATAATGATTAAACTAACGATGATTCGTTCTACTTAAACGTTACATGTagtgggaaaaaaagaaccacgATACAATAAATCTAAAAGCAGGAAACTACTATGTATACATACTTTCAggatgcgtgcgtgtgtgtgtcaagtAGATATCGAATGCTTTGGCGCACCTTttttgcacacatacacacaacccgAACGATCCCCGGTTTCAtccttcagttttttttttttataagttaCTCGCTTCATCCACACTAAGAACTAATAAGATCCCGGCGCTAGAATCGTGCAGCTGTGCAACCGGAAAGTTAGACGGGGCCGCTCGGTCACCCTATCTTGACACCTTTGCAGTTACGAATAAAACCGGAACAAGAAGCGAGGTTAGAGGGAATACACAAGCGCACGGGCGTTGAGAGGAAGAGAGCACATTTATGTCCCGGGTGCTGTTGGTGCTTGGGGGGGGGCGCGCGCGTCCTCGCGCGTGAAAAAAGCGGCAGAGAGCGGGAACGGGGTATCCGGGTCTCATCACACTGGCCCACCAACCTATGACACCATCGATCTTGCCGGGCTGGTGGCACCCATCGAAGGAGCGCTCGGTGGAATCACACtgtcctgttgctgctgctgctgctgctgctggatgcaGGTTGGGTTGGGAACGGGCGTCGTTGCGGCAGCGGCAGCACTACTACTAGGCAGACTGTTTGCGGTGGTACCGTTCGACGAGGATAGTGCTACCGGTGGGAGATCCACATTCGAGTTGATCGAATCACGATCATCCAGCGGTGAGATGAGTGCCGCACTGGACTTCACCGGCGATACCATGGAACCGATCGGGGAGGCGGATGTAGCCGATACGGAGGAGGAGGGCGGTGTCGAGGTCGGTGCGGAAAGGGTGTTGGAGGTGAGCGGGTTGGCGAACAAGACGCCTTCGTACTGGACACCGTTAAATTCCATCGTTACTACGAGCTTTTGATCGCCTTTGCTTGCGTCGCCTGTAAAAGGTAAGGAAGGGTAAAAAACGTGTATTAGTAGTCTAGAATTACTAAGATAAgaggtaagtgtgtgtgtgtgtgagagagataATCTGAACAAGCGTCCTCGATCGTGATCATGGCGATTATGTTAACAGATGGAAGTAATAGTAGGGTCTGCTACTTTTCTCATACTATTTAAACACTCCCCTGGGACAGCTGGACACCATTTTTAATGTCCTAGAAGTTACTAGTAGGAACCTTGCGAAACAAGACCTTAGAGCCTTTTAAAAACAGAGAAAGAAGTTCTGTTGTAGTTGGGAACCTAGATAAAGAGCGTCTCGAAGGAATCTCGAACGCTTTCTAGTAACTTCAAGGTAATATCGCTacaaaaagtaataattttgAACAGCGTTATGGATCATTTCTGGTGGCAAGATGGCAGCTTTTTACAGAGGACAAATTCCGGTAAAGAGAACAGTGTAATGCGACCGTTAAATACAACAGAATCTGATGAGGGTACCCCTCAACGCAAAATAACTTAACGTAACCTTGTATCGTCTCTCAACTGATTTCTTCTGAGATGTTGGGGACTTCGAGACTTGAGGGACTTAAGGAGATGTTGAGGATAAATCTATGAGAGAGGATAGACTAGAAATTGATGTCCAGAAGGAGTCTAAAAATTCTAACGAACTGCCCAAGATCGACTCAGCAAAAAACTAAAGCTACGTATATGAAGAATGCTTGTTAGATTCGTTCCGAGGACTCTTTTGGAGGACAAAGTTTGAAGATATCTCAATTAGGGatgctccaaaaataaaaaataaaaaaatcgtttcaatTACCTCGACTGATCAACTTAAACTGCATGCCGGAAATCCCTAGCGGAGAGCTAAACGGATCCGTCAGTCCCGTTCCCGCGCCACTGCCGCTCGTGGACAGATGATTTTTCGAATGGTGCAGCTCACTGTCCGGGGTCAAGCTGAGCCGATCACCGTTCTCATGCTTGCGGAGTTCTCGCGCCACACgcgattgttgctgctggtgcgcgTATTGCCTTTGGTGATCCAacaactgttgctgctgttgattctgttgctgctgctgctgttgttgttgctgactCGGACGCTTCAGCTTATCAGCACTATCGCAACGTAGCCGCTCGCGATCCAATATGCTTAGATCGAGCGTTGCGAGACTGTGTTGCTGTTCGCGCTGCTGCGCGGCAACCTGCTGCTGAACACGCTCTCGTTCACGTTGCTGcagatgttgttgctgctgttgttgctgctgttgctgctgctgctgctgttgttgctgtagaTGATGATCGGCAAGGCTTAGTGCAAGCGGGTGCTGATTAACggctgcagctgcagcagccgcagcgAATTGCGCACGCAACATGTCCTCTTCCGTAGGTTCATCCTCCATctcgtcgtcctcgtcgtctCCATCGTCGTCCAGCGTGGGACGGCGCCCGTGACCACCGTTCTCGCGCAGGTTGATCGGTGTACTATCGGACCGGGCGTCATCTTCATCGTGCGAGGAACTGTTTAGCTTCTGCGGCGTTAGTGAACGGTTGTGATGtgaatggtgatgatggtggctaCGTTTGGCCGGTGGTCCTAATCCGTTGCCGTAGTCTCGTGGATCGCTAAAATCGACCGGATGATCACGATCGCGTTTGATCGCCGACATGCCATGATCGGGCGATTCGGAAAGATCGAGAGCGCTGTGGGAATCACAAAAGAAGGAATCGATTAGTATATTTGTGGACGAGAAAAACTGAGATCCGATCCTCTCTTACCTTTGCATGTTATTTTCTGGGCTAGTGTTGAGCGAGTTCGGTGGACTGTTCGGGCTCGGGTTGTATATGTTCCAGAGCGCAACACGTGAAATATCGATCGCATTCAGCGCGGACAATTTGTCCGGACTTTGCGCCCGGCCCATCTCCTTCGGCTGGAACATCTTGATGTAGTTAAGCATGCGCTGCTCAAACTCGGCCGGCAACATGTTCGGTATTTGGGCGACCGGTGGCAGCAGCcgatgatggtgctgctgctggttgacGTGTGAAACCAGCGATAGTGGCGGCATCTGTGAAATGCCCTGCGGAATCGGTGAGCGTTGTACGGATGGCTAGaggggaggaaaaacaaatattaattaaGATGCCATAAACGCAGAACGAACTGTAGTTCCCTTCCCGAGAGTTCTTTCGCTGGAGTAGTAAAACCGTCCCTGGCACGATTTAATGAATGGGAAAGcaagaccgaccgaccgatcgaACGCATGAATGAACGGATTCCATTTCCGCTTCGTCGTTTGCATCGAGATGTTTTGGTGTAGTATTGtataaacgcaaaacaaacaacatccgATTGGATCACGTTGGCAAGACCGATTAGTTGTTCTTGGTTCTTGGCGCATTCCGCTTCCCCCTAGGCCACCATAATTCGATATACCATGCTAAACTGGAGTTCTCGAACGTGAGCTGTTCTTCGAGCAACATGTTGTTGGAGGCACGATTTGGACGCCCCTATAAACCGTGAACCAAACATGAGCGGGCAGTGTCGGAACACTACCAAACAATAACTCTTTAACAGCGATATTTTTATCCATAAAGCTTCAGTTGTTGCTGCAGCCCTTTGTGAAGACGCACAGACGCTTTTGCGATCGTTTTCCGCTGCAACATGAGCATTGAATCAAAGTTTATTGATTATTGACTATGTTTATGGTTTTGCAGATGGTTCCGAAGAACGGTGATCGTAAAAAGAGGCAATGGCAATTATTTTACAGTACCGATCAATTGCAGCTGCTTGTTCTGGAGGCAGAAATAGTAGAAAATCAAGCAGTAACAATGTTTGAAGTAACAGTAGGAGTaataattaatgaaaattgaaGAGACTACATATGTAAGCATGGGTGTGAAAAAGGACATCAAAATGTGGCACAGCGTGTAGTATCGGaagacaaaaattaaattaaatagttAAAACTAAATGTTACTTCATACGAGAtaagtcttttttttgtagtaagATGGAGTATACGTTTTTGAGAGGATCTAATTTTAGGTTCGGGAAAAGTTTCCCTACGGATGTTGGTCCCGCACCCTTGTAGAGCTTTCATACTTCGTCGGAAGCATTAGGAGAGATCGGCGGTGCCTGAACTTTGATCCGCAGTTAAATAAGCCTCCTGGTTAGTCCATGAAAAACGGTTAACCTATTCAACCTCAGCAAAGTTGGTGACGCCAGTCCTCCCAACGCAGTGTCAGCAGATATGCGAATCCACGCCTATCCGTCTGT encodes the following:
- the LOC126563544 gene encoding protein dead ringer — encoded protein: MEASVCRTERDIDSDLGDDSPLVSSQTADEQSDRETDPGRDGESSDEGVNVNRPSPDAKMTSGMEFGRSPDHHSELSQATAAAAAAAAAAAQFGANHPLGVLGNLTALNMNMPGLSGLASGLTSGHHGDVLEKLKMQVRDMKVGALMSEQMVADFAALHAASSPFGAALAASAANGGAANGMGMFGTGREETRGGNGGSGGMTTGSGGGGAGAGGGGSQSQTGSQNGGNFSFTLPNAPISKDGNPGSNSSTSSETSNSSQQNNGWSFEEQFKQVRQVSNKHKALNRNSVWQTLYEINDDPKRKEFLDDLFLFMQKRGTPINRLPIMAKSVLDLYELYNLVIARGGLVDVINKKLWQEIIKGLHLPSSITSAAFTLRTQYMKYLYPYECEKKNLSTPAELQAAIDGNRREGRRSSYGQFDSPSVQRSPIPQGISQMPPLSLVSHVNQQQHHHRLLPPVAQIPNMLPAEFEQRMLNYIKMFQPKEMGRAQSPDKLSALNAIDISRVALWNIYNPSPNSPPNSLNTSPENNMQSALDLSESPDHGMSAIKRDRDHPVDFSDPRDYGNGLGPPAKRSHHHHHSHHNRSLTPQKLNSSSHDEDDARSDSTPINLRENGGHGRRPTLDDDGDDEDDEMEDEPTEEDMLRAQFAAAAAAAAVNQHPLALSLADHHLQQQQQQQQQQQQQQQQQHLQQRERERVQQQVAAQQREQQHSLATLDLSILDRERLRCDSADKLKRPSQQQQQQQQQQNQQQQQLLDHQRQYAHQQQQSRVARELRKHENGDRLSLTPDSELHHSKNHLSTSGSGAGTGLTDPFSSPLGISGMQFKLISRGDASKGDQKLVVTMEFNGVQYEGVLFANPLTSNTLSAPTSTPPSSSVSATSASPIGSMVSPVKSSAALISPLDDRDSINSNVDLPPVALSSSNGTTANSLPSSSAAAAATTPVPNPTCIQQQQQQQQQDSVIPPSAPSMGATSPARSMVS